In Amycolatopsis coloradensis, one genomic interval encodes:
- the typA gene encoding translational GTPase TypA yields the protein MPAASATAVDAGRSSGKTRPDLRNVAIVAHVDHGKTTLVDAMLRQSGAFEERAELVDRVMDSGELEREKGITILAKNTSIRRKTEEGMVTINVIDTPGHADFGGEVERGLSMVDGVVLLVDASEGPLPQTRFVLRKTLEAGLPVILVVNKTDRPDARISEVVEETHDLLLDLAGDIEDADLDAILDLPVVFASARAGKASLEQPADGAVPESENLDPLFETLMRHVPPPFADREGPLRALVTNLDASNFLGRIALIRIHSGSLRKGQTVAWMREDGSIQNVRISELLVTEALNRVPATEASAGELVAIAGIPEITIGDTLADVENPEALPRIAVDEPAISMTIGVNTSPLAGRSGGDKVTARLVKARLDQELIGNVSIRVLPTERPDTWEVQGRGELALAILVEQMRREGFELTVGKPQVVTKMIDGKLHEPFERLSIDSPEEHLGGITQLLAARKGRMEHMGGHGTGRIKLDYVLPARGLIGFRTDFLTETRGTGIANHVFEGYFPWAGEIRTRHSGSLVADRSGPITAYAMIQLADRGTFFVEPGAEVYEGMVVGENPRAEDLDINITKEKKLTNMRQSSADVMETLARPRKMGLEEALEFCSVDECVEVAPDVVRIRKVTLDVNQRAKERNRNKNRG from the coding sequence GTGCCCGCAGCCAGCGCCACCGCAGTCGATGCCGGCCGCTCGTCCGGCAAGACCCGGCCCGACCTGCGCAACGTCGCCATCGTCGCACACGTCGACCACGGCAAGACGACCCTCGTCGACGCGATGCTCCGGCAGTCCGGCGCCTTCGAGGAACGCGCCGAACTCGTCGATCGCGTGATGGACTCCGGGGAGCTCGAGCGGGAAAAGGGCATCACCATTCTCGCGAAGAACACCTCCATCCGCCGCAAGACCGAAGAGGGCATGGTGACGATCAACGTCATCGACACCCCCGGTCACGCCGACTTCGGCGGCGAGGTCGAGCGCGGCCTGTCCATGGTCGACGGGGTCGTGCTGCTGGTCGACGCCAGCGAGGGCCCGCTCCCGCAGACCCGGTTCGTGCTGCGCAAGACCCTCGAAGCCGGCCTGCCGGTGATCCTGGTCGTCAACAAGACCGACCGGCCCGACGCCCGGATCTCCGAGGTCGTCGAAGAGACCCACGACCTCCTGCTCGACCTGGCCGGTGACATCGAGGACGCCGACCTCGACGCGATCCTCGACCTTCCGGTCGTCTTCGCCTCCGCGCGTGCGGGCAAGGCGAGCCTCGAGCAGCCCGCCGACGGCGCGGTGCCCGAGAGCGAGAACCTCGACCCGCTGTTCGAGACCCTGATGCGCCACGTGCCGCCGCCCTTCGCCGACCGCGAAGGCCCGCTGCGCGCACTGGTCACCAACCTCGACGCCTCCAACTTCCTCGGCCGGATCGCGCTGATCCGCATCCACTCCGGCAGCCTGCGCAAGGGCCAGACGGTGGCCTGGATGCGCGAGGACGGCAGCATCCAGAACGTCCGCATCTCCGAACTGCTGGTCACCGAGGCGCTCAACCGCGTCCCGGCGACCGAGGCGAGCGCGGGCGAGCTGGTCGCCATCGCCGGTATCCCGGAGATCACCATCGGCGACACCCTCGCCGACGTCGAGAACCCGGAGGCGCTGCCCCGGATCGCCGTCGACGAGCCCGCCATCTCGATGACCATCGGTGTCAACACCTCGCCGCTGGCCGGTCGCAGCGGCGGCGACAAGGTCACCGCCCGCCTGGTGAAGGCGCGCCTGGACCAGGAGCTGATCGGTAACGTCTCGATCCGCGTCCTGCCGACCGAGCGTCCCGACACCTGGGAGGTCCAGGGGCGTGGCGAGCTGGCGCTGGCCATTCTCGTCGAGCAGATGCGCCGCGAGGGCTTCGAGCTGACCGTCGGCAAGCCGCAGGTGGTCACGAAGATGATCGACGGCAAGCTGCACGAGCCGTTCGAGCGGCTGTCGATCGACTCCCCGGAGGAGCACCTCGGCGGCATCACGCAGCTGCTGGCCGCCCGCAAGGGCCGCATGGAGCACATGGGCGGGCACGGCACCGGCCGCATCAAGCTCGACTACGTCCTCCCGGCGCGCGGCCTGATCGGCTTCCGCACCGACTTCCTCACCGAGACCCGCGGCACCGGTATCGCGAACCACGTGTTCGAGGGGTACTTCCCGTGGGCGGGCGAGATCCGCACCCGTCACTCCGGTTCGCTGGTCGCCGACCGGTCCGGTCCGATCACCGCGTACGCGATGATCCAGCTGGCCGACCGCGGCACCTTCTTCGTGGAGCCTGGCGCCGAGGTGTACGAGGGCATGGTCGTGGGCGAGAACCCGCGTGCCGAAGACCTCGACATCAACATCACCAAGGAGAAGAAGCTGACCAACATGCGTCAGTCCTCCGCCGACGTGATGGAGACGCTGGCCCGCCCGCGCAAGATGGGCCTGGAGGAGGCGCTGGAGTTCTGCTCCGTCGACGAGTGCGTCGAGGTCGCCCCCGACGTCGTCCGGATCCGCAAGGTCACGCTGGACGTCAACCAGCGCGCCAAGGAGCGCAACCGCAACAAGAACCGCGGCTGA
- a CDS encoding ABC transporter family substrate-binding protein — protein MLACAAVLLAACSNTPPPPVVSSSASPVSTSTTKTPSQVVVGVDDVLGGYNPHNLADASQVTSALSQLLLPSVFRPKDDGSFELDKNLMKSAEVVSQQPFTVAYTIRPDASWSDSAPIAAEDFAYLREAMRDQPGVIGAAGYRLISDIQSREGGKRVEVTFAKPYPGWQTLFGNLLPAHLLKDAPNGWQGALATTFPAVGGPYSIKGLDTARGEITLERNERYWEKPSALDRIVLRAADQDGTLAALRSGNDQFAMTRTDGTGLKRLGELGSAVQLHTVARPTVAQILLRPVSSTLSDPQVREGVTALIDRGKLITEATDGGPSDKLRADAQVRVPSAPGFQPTIPAPGPPSAADPAKGEELLKSAGYTKEAGTWRKNGKNLSLVVASPAKQEPYATIAKELTAQLVAAGIEVNAIAPQPRELFSTMLAMPVLNGIQQTTPEGAGNVGIDIAVIGQVTGGADVASALASTFGCRPDQLTDKTKAVVPGNPLGFCDPALQAPIDAALTGATPVADALSALEPELWRRNVAIPLFQLADTLAIGSGISGVTAGPPMVGPFGSAVNWTRGPK, from the coding sequence ATGCTGGCGTGCGCGGCCGTGCTCCTCGCCGCCTGCAGCAACACCCCACCCCCGCCCGTGGTCAGCTCCTCGGCCTCCCCGGTGAGCACGTCGACCACGAAGACGCCTTCGCAGGTGGTCGTGGGTGTCGACGACGTCCTCGGTGGCTACAACCCGCACAACCTCGCCGACGCTTCCCAGGTCACGTCGGCGCTTTCGCAACTGCTGCTCCCGTCGGTGTTCCGCCCGAAGGACGACGGAAGCTTCGAGCTGGACAAGAACCTGATGAAGTCGGCCGAGGTCGTCTCGCAGCAGCCGTTCACGGTCGCGTACACGATCCGCCCGGACGCCTCCTGGTCCGACAGCGCGCCGATCGCCGCCGAGGACTTCGCCTATCTCCGCGAGGCGATGCGCGACCAGCCGGGCGTCATCGGCGCCGCCGGCTACCGGCTGATCTCGGATATCCAGTCGCGTGAAGGCGGCAAGCGGGTCGAGGTCACCTTCGCGAAGCCGTATCCGGGCTGGCAGACGCTCTTCGGCAACCTCCTGCCCGCGCATCTGCTCAAGGACGCCCCGAACGGGTGGCAGGGCGCGCTGGCGACGACGTTCCCGGCGGTGGGCGGCCCGTACTCGATCAAGGGACTCGACACCGCGCGCGGAGAGATCACCCTGGAGCGCAACGAGCGCTATTGGGAGAAACCCTCCGCCCTCGACCGGATCGTGCTCCGTGCGGCCGATCAGGACGGCACACTGGCCGCCCTGCGCAGCGGCAACGACCAGTTCGCGATGACCAGGACCGACGGCACCGGCCTCAAACGGCTCGGCGAGCTCGGCTCCGCCGTCCAGCTGCACACGGTCGCGCGTCCCACGGTCGCGCAGATCCTCCTGCGGCCGGTGAGCTCGACGCTGTCGGATCCCCAGGTGCGCGAAGGCGTCACCGCGCTGATCGACCGCGGCAAGCTGATCACCGAGGCGACCGACGGCGGCCCGTCCGACAAGCTCCGCGCCGACGCGCAGGTCCGCGTCCCGTCGGCACCCGGTTTCCAGCCGACGATCCCGGCCCCTGGCCCGCCGTCGGCGGCGGATCCCGCCAAGGGCGAGGAACTGCTCAAATCCGCCGGATACACCAAGGAAGCGGGCACCTGGCGGAAGAACGGGAAGAACCTTTCGCTGGTCGTGGCCTCGCCCGCCAAACAGGAGCCGTACGCGACGATCGCCAAGGAGCTGACGGCGCAACTGGTGGCCGCGGGGATCGAGGTCAACGCGATCGCCCCGCAGCCGAGGGAGCTCTTCTCGACGATGCTGGCCATGCCGGTGCTCAACGGGATCCAGCAGACGACGCCGGAGGGCGCGGGCAACGTCGGTATCGACATCGCGGTGATCGGCCAGGTCACCGGCGGTGCGGACGTCGCTTCGGCGCTGGCGTCCACCTTCGGCTGCCGTCCGGATCAGCTCACCGACAAGACCAAGGCCGTCGTCCCGGGGAACCCGCTGGGCTTCTGCGACCCGGCCCTGCAGGCCCCGATCGACGCCGCGCTGACCGGCGCCACCCCGGTGGCCGACGCGCTTTCGGCCCTGGAACCGGAATTGTGGCGTCGGAATGTTGCCATTCCGTTGTTCCAGCTGGCCGATACCCTCGCCATCGGCTCTGGTATTTCCGGAGTAACCGCAGGTCCTCCTATGGTGGGCCCTTTCGGGTCCGCGGTGAACTGGACACGGGGTCCGAAGTAG